Proteins from a single region of Parasedimentitalea psychrophila:
- a CDS encoding DUF1194 domain-containing protein, whose product MRWVVALCLMLSPLAGQSACRQALALGLDVSASIDNGEFELQMKGLAKAILAPEVQDAFLVAPEAPVRLYIYIWAGQGGTFTILPWTEISDQADLIEVANVLNSYTRQRRSSHTALGEAMRFGRNVLKTQNGCWRLTLDISGDGKSNFGISPSYLRGSSSLTGVTINALAVGQEYTFLLGGRDTENEDLVNYFAMNVIQGPDAFVEVAVGFPVFEEAMKRKLLQELRFFYIGSLGEEP is encoded by the coding sequence TTGCGCTGGGTTGTTGCGCTTTGTTTGATGCTGTCACCACTGGCCGGGCAATCGGCCTGTCGACAGGCGTTGGCGCTTGGGCTGGATGTGTCTGCCTCGATCGACAACGGAGAATTCGAGCTTCAGATGAAAGGCCTGGCAAAGGCCATTCTGGCGCCTGAGGTGCAAGACGCCTTTTTAGTGGCCCCTGAGGCGCCGGTTAGATTGTACATCTACATTTGGGCCGGACAAGGTGGAACTTTTACAATCCTGCCGTGGACAGAGATTTCAGATCAGGCCGACCTTATTGAAGTCGCAAATGTATTGAACAGCTATACACGACAAAGGCGCTCGTCTCATACCGCGTTGGGTGAAGCAATGAGGTTTGGTCGAAATGTGCTGAAAACCCAGAACGGATGCTGGCGGTTGACGCTGGACATCTCTGGTGATGGAAAATCCAATTTTGGTATCAGCCCATCATATTTACGAGGTTCATCTTCGCTGACTGGGGTTACAATAAATGCCTTGGCCGTCGGCCAAGAGTACACGTTCCTGTTGGGGGGCAGAGACACGGAGAATGAGGATCTTGTCAACTATTTCGCGATGAATGTCATCCAAGGGCCGGATGCCTTTGTTGAAGTCGCTGTAGGATTTCCTGTTTTTGAGGAAGCAATGAAGCGAAAGTTGCTGCAAGAACTGCGGTTTTTTTACATCGGGTCGCTGGGAGAGGAGCCTTAG
- a CDS encoding MFS transporter, producing the protein MRLIISFAALLLSVVLLQLSTGGVGPLDAISGLTLGFSKEQIGLLGSAHFLGFFIGCWWSPRLMGTVGHSRAFAAFTALGAIGLIGHTLTNNPLAWAAMRIASGLCVAGCYTVIEAWLNAKVTNENRGRAMGSYRIVDMGASLAAQLIIAVLPPAAYVSYNMLAILCCAALLPLTLTRASQPETPSAPRLRPKLAWRCSPLAVAGVIVAALSSASFRMVGPLYGQEVGLEIDQIAFFLAAFVLGGALAQYPMGWLADKYDRRWVLIWLSVAAILSSGITIWASGMGTLAVMSSAGLFGFTTFPIFSVSAAHAHDFAKSDERVELSAALMFFFALGAIASPFTASALIENYGPRALFAMIAVGHLALILFGLNRMRARPTPEERTQYVYAPRTSFIIGRLLKRSREKR; encoded by the coding sequence ATGCGCCTGATCATATCCTTTGCCGCCTTGCTTCTCTCTGTCGTGCTGTTGCAGCTGTCCACTGGCGGCGTGGGGCCGCTGGATGCCATATCCGGGCTGACCCTGGGCTTTAGCAAGGAACAGATCGGCCTGCTGGGTTCGGCTCATTTTCTGGGATTTTTTATCGGTTGCTGGTGGTCGCCGCGGCTGATGGGCACGGTTGGCCATTCGCGTGCCTTTGCCGCCTTTACCGCGCTGGGGGCGATTGGGCTGATTGGCCATACGCTGACCAATAACCCGTTGGCCTGGGCTGCCATGCGGATTGCATCGGGGCTCTGCGTGGCGGGCTGTTATACGGTGATCGAGGCCTGGCTGAATGCCAAGGTCACCAATGAGAATCGCGGCCGAGCGATGGGCAGTTACCGGATTGTCGATATGGGGGCTTCGCTGGCGGCGCAGCTGATCATCGCCGTGCTGCCGCCTGCGGCCTATGTATCCTACAACATGCTGGCCATTCTGTGCTGCGCCGCGCTGCTGCCGCTGACCCTGACCCGCGCCAGCCAACCCGAGACCCCGTCGGCGCCGCGGCTGCGCCCAAAACTGGCCTGGCGCTGCTCGCCATTGGCGGTGGCCGGGGTGATTGTGGCGGCGCTCAGCTCTGCCTCGTTCCGCATGGTCGGGCCGCTTTATGGCCAGGAGGTCGGGCTGGAGATCGACCAGATCGCCTTTTTCCTGGCCGCCTTTGTGCTGGGCGGCGCATTGGCGCAATATCCAATGGGCTGGCTGGCCGACAAATACGACCGCCGCTGGGTGCTGATCTGGCTGTCGGTGGCCGCCATCCTGTCCAGCGGCATCACCATCTGGGCCTCTGGGATGGGCACTCTTGCAGTGATGAGCTCGGCGGGGTTGTTTGGCTTTACCACCTTCCCAATCTTTTCGGTCTCGGCCGCCCATGCCCATGATTTTGCCAAGTCGGACGAAAGGGTTGAGCTGTCGGCCGCGCTGATGTTCTTCTTTGCCCTTGGCGCCATCGCCAGCCCATTTACAGCCTCGGCCCTGATCGAAAACTATGGGCCGCGAGCGCTGTTTGCGATGATCGCCGTTGGCCATCTGGCGCTGATCCTTTTTGGGCTGAACCGGATGCGCGCCCGACCAACCCCCGAGGAGCGCACCCAATATGTCTATGCCCCTCGCACCTCCTTTATCATCGGCCGCCTGCTGAAACGCAGCCGCGAAAAACGATAG